CAACCGAAAGGATACGTTTCGTCTATTATTTCACGACATCTACTACTGTATTCTTCCTTTAACTTTTCTTCTTCGATTAGTTTGCAGGCTTCTTCAAACGAGCTTTCCAGTGAGTTGTAAAATGGTTCATCTATATCCCCGTAAGCTTTGGTGTATGCGATCATTATTTCCACGCGGTACAGCAGCAGCTCAATTACATCTTTCTTGAAGATTGATATTTTCTTGAAATCACCGACTACTCTTCGGCTGGCTTGGTTGCTGGCTCTACCAAAGCCTCTCTTTGGGAAATATTCCTTTTTGATCTTGGCTTTGAACTCATTCAGAACAGCGGTAGTATCCTGACTAAATTCAAGCTCGTAATATTTCTTCACCTCTTTGAATTTAGCGTAGAGCATCTTTACTTCTTTCTCCAGCTCTTTCTTATCTAACGCTTTTAGATATCTATTCAATTCGGTCTTCATTGGTTGTTTTACTTAGGTAACAACTCTTACTTATCGCGGTCTCGTATAAGCGCAGTAGCGGGCTTTAGGCAACTGCTTTTCGGTCGAAAAGATACTTAAATAAAAACAAAAATGGTTTGGGTTTGCACCTAAACCGCTATTGCGTTTATACATTGTTATGTGCAGGTTATGTTCCACCTATGTTTTTGAAAAACTCCCAACCAACCTGCGTAAGTTTCTTCGGATGTTTTAGTGCCACAAGATTTAATATTGATTTACCGAAGCTTTCATCAATTTCAAAAATATTTACCTTTACATTCAAATTATCAATTGCCGATTTAGGGATGACTGCACTTCCCAAACCAATTTCAACCAGTTTCACAATCGAATGTAGGTGATTTGCCCTATGCTGAATTTTCGGTTGGATATTGAGCCTTTCGAACAAAAGGGCAATGTCTGAATACAATTCTTGTCCTTGCGGTCTCTCAAAGCTTACAAAATTTGGCTCTTTGCCTATTATTTTATCTATCTCTTCAATCTTGGTTATTTTCGTTCTGATTGGGGTTAGCAAAGCATATCTTTCTGAAAAGATAGATTTTTTAACCAGTCTGTTGTCATGGATTGAGCCTCTGATTATACCTAAATCAATTGAGCCAGAAAGTACTTGACTTATTGTTTGAGCAGAAGTCTGCTCATATAGCTTTAAATTCACGTTAGGATAGGCTTTTACTAAGTTCTGTAAAGTTGCAGGCAAAATGGACTGCATTGAAGAACCAACATAAGAGATTTTCAATAATCCCACTTTTCCTTTTGAAACAGCTTTTGAGTGTTCGATTCCATCATTGAATAGTTTTTCAGATCTAATAACATACTCATAAAGGACAGCACCTGCCTGTGTCAATTCCACCTTGCGATTGGTTCTTGTAAAAAGGTTAAAGCCCAAATCTTCCTCCAGTTTTTGAATGGCTCTGGTAAGTGGTGGCTGTGTTATACCAAGATATTGAGCTGTTTCGGTAAAATTTAGTTTCTGGGCAAGAGCCTTGAAATACGAGATTGCATTAGAATTTACCATACCTATATAGTATTGATTATAGTTTTTACAGGTATTAAAGGTATAGTAATTTTATTTCAAAATAATTTACTATGAAAGTATTCACTTTAATTTTTGCAATAATCGTCACAACTTTGACGCTTAACGCCCAAACATCAAAACGAGCTATTCTATTATATGTAGATGGATTTCATCCTGATGCAACCAAAAAGTATAAACTACCCAATATCCAAGAGTTAATAGATGGTGGCACCGAAGTTGAAGAAGGCGTGATGGCATTTCCCATACATCCCACCATCTGGCCTTATGGACAATACCACACGACTTCTTTTCCAAATATTTCGACTTTAGCCGGAACTTTGTTTCTTGATGAGAAACAGCACTTTTTTCCAGATGATTTGGCTGATACGGATAAAACTCTTCATTCGGCAGGAAGCAATTCTTACAGGTCATTAAATGTCGCTTTTGACTTTCATCTTACCGAATCTGGATTGAAAGATTCAGAATTGATTGATTTTTTTATTGTTACCTACAAGGAAGAAGGCGATTTACAGTTTTCAAGAATCCATTTGCAAGAACTTGGTGGTGCTGGTAGGGTTGAATCTGGGAAGAATTTAAGTAATGACCCTTGGGCGCAGAACATTTGGGCGGAAAATAGTCCATATTCCAAAAAACTTATAGAAACTGATAAACAGATTGGTCGACTCATTGACTTTTTAAGAGAGTCTGATTTGCTCGATTCAACGTTAATTGTGTTTATGGGTGATGGTCAAGCACCTACTGGTTGGCATACCTATATGGATGAAGAAGCATCGTTGACACCAATTGTTTTTTATGGCTCAAATATCAAAAATGGATATAAAGTAAAATATGCTGAAAATATTGATGTAATTCCAACTATAGCAAAAGCTATGAATGTAAAAATGAACTTTAGCAATGGTGGAACTGGAATGGTTTTAACTGAAATTTTTGAAGGAAATAATACTGTCCTTGAACATCCACAATGGGTCAAAAGGATAAACTCACAACTTAGAGAGTACACAGTTTTAAAGGCTAAAGCAGATATTCGTTCAGCGGAAGACCCAAAGATGAATATACTACTTATGGAATTGATGCACTCTAAATTATCTGAATACCAATTTTATAATTACGATAGGCTTTTGGAATGGAAATCAGCTACATCTTTAGAAACAATGTACAAAGCAAATGAAAATGTATTAGGGATATTAAAAGATGCCTTGGATGGAAATTACCGTTTCAGTAAAATTTAGTACGGGTGTTTGTTGAACTTGCACATAACTTCTGGATGCCTACATCAAGCTAGGTCAAATTTTGGGTGAAATATAATAGAATTGATTCCGATTATCATTTTATCGGAAAATGCTTCGGTGCTCGGTTTTCTTCGGTTAAACACTTAAAAACGCTTGCAGTCGCTTGTGCATAGATAATCCAATGAA
This region of Tunicatimonas pelagia genomic DNA includes:
- a CDS encoding DUF6155 family protein, which gives rise to MKTELNRYLKALDKKELEKEVKMLYAKFKEVKKYYELEFSQDTTAVLNEFKAKIKKEYFPKRGFGRASNQASRRVVGDFKKISIFKKDVIELLLYRVEIMIAYTKAYGDIDEPFYNSLESSFEEACKLIEEEKLKEEYSSRCREIIDETYPFGWGLYDGLKYSFDNHLGD
- a CDS encoding LysR family transcriptional regulator; translated protein: MVNSNAISYFKALAQKLNFTETAQYLGITQPPLTRAIQKLEEDLGFNLFTRTNRKVELTQAGAVLYEYVIRSEKLFNDGIEHSKAVSKGKVGLLKISYVGSSMQSILPATLQNLVKAYPNVNLKLYEQTSAQTISQVLSGSIDLGIIRGSIHDNRLVKKSIFSERYALLTPIRTKITKIEEIDKIIGKEPNFVSFERPQGQELYSDIALLFERLNIQPKIQHRANHLHSIVKLVEIGLGSAVIPKSAIDNLNVKVNIFEIDESFGKSILNLVALKHPKKLTQVGWEFFKNIGGT
- a CDS encoding sulfatase-like hydrolase/transferase, whose protein sequence is MKVFTLIFAIIVTTLTLNAQTSKRAILLYVDGFHPDATKKYKLPNIQELIDGGTEVEEGVMAFPIHPTIWPYGQYHTTSFPNISTLAGTLFLDEKQHFFPDDLADTDKTLHSAGSNSYRSLNVAFDFHLTESGLKDSELIDFFIVTYKEEGDLQFSRIHLQELGGAGRVESGKNLSNDPWAQNIWAENSPYSKKLIETDKQIGRLIDFLRESDLLDSTLIVFMGDGQAPTGWHTYMDEEASLTPIVFYGSNIKNGYKVKYAENIDVIPTIAKAMNVKMNFSNGGTGMVLTEIFEGNNTVLEHPQWVKRINSQLREYTVLKAKADIRSAEDPKMNILLMELMHSKLSEYQFYNYDRLLEWKSATSLETMYKANENVLGILKDALDGNYRFSKI